A window from Pirellulales bacterium encodes these proteins:
- a CDS encoding alpha-amylase family protein — MRFCTLRVAILPLILAASAYDFAGADENDRRSSATSSAPASIWGDLIMPQPYDKEPFHEIRVPEWVEQTIGCGYTLSGMDTQQRTRAAAAGVRLSEMGFVDPFYAYYDSKLLKKRSPHVPPDRLAKDIAEYKRLGVRILGVYPPCLQGEVYETHPDWRRIDTNTTQIPSIDMVKYPHGGMLCLLGPYGDFFIDVLAEILTQFPDVDAFSFDGLHYGGVCYCQHCRENFRHDTGGEIPAADLNDPAFRRYQHWADRRMEDCIRRVQTRLKKIKPDVALVTWTTNAGRFGHFLSIPRNMPARMNLLLDAPDQEFWLDETNRGATIVPALANAYIWATTNHRVAFSEPYLMTHGNPYGKDSFPPQEILRRMLLAVTYGAQPSLAVGQPANLQDEVYKCLAEIERRKPWITHKCPEPWAALLLSDNTRNFYGRSAGQVEERYMAHVFGAFRATVEEHLPVAIVNDWNLNPTDLARYKVLILPNAACLDDAQAAAVEGFVRAGGGLVATVDTSLFNEFGDPRDNFSLANVFGADYQGLPATAAAPQEVDVNFSKGIGADYWEKRKNVFDFKQDTQSLLNEGLMKTYVGDTQVTFKGAAVRVAPRGAQARVIGTLRSKSAEQPLELPAVVTNELGQGRVVYLPAGFDAAYYLYAYPYHRLVLKHAIQWAAAASQPVIVTAPMCVHATTMRQQAGNAERLVVHLYSDLNTTAFHALPNDDVPLHEEVVPIHDIRVTFDRRYKLGRVHLEPEGKVLQLLDTPTGQQVVVDKLDVHSMVVAELSSPP; from the coding sequence ATGAGATTTTGTACGCTGCGCGTTGCCATCTTGCCCCTGATTCTGGCAGCGAGCGCCTACGACTTCGCAGGGGCCGATGAGAATGACCGACGTTCGTCCGCGACGAGCTCTGCGCCCGCGTCGATCTGGGGCGACCTGATCATGCCGCAGCCCTACGACAAGGAGCCGTTCCACGAGATTCGCGTGCCGGAGTGGGTCGAGCAAACCATCGGCTGCGGCTACACGCTCTCGGGCATGGACACGCAACAGCGCACGCGGGCGGCTGCGGCGGGCGTGCGCCTGAGCGAGATGGGCTTCGTCGATCCGTTCTATGCGTACTACGACAGCAAGCTGCTTAAGAAACGTAGTCCGCATGTCCCACCAGACCGCTTGGCAAAGGATATCGCTGAATACAAGCGACTGGGCGTTCGCATCCTAGGCGTTTATCCGCCCTGCCTGCAAGGCGAGGTGTACGAGACGCACCCTGATTGGCGCAGGATCGATACCAACACCACGCAGATCCCGAGCATCGACATGGTGAAGTATCCGCATGGCGGTATGCTCTGCCTGCTGGGCCCCTATGGCGATTTTTTCATCGACGTGCTGGCCGAGATTCTCACGCAGTTTCCCGATGTCGACGCCTTTAGCTTCGACGGCTTGCACTACGGGGGCGTCTGCTACTGCCAACACTGCCGCGAGAATTTCCGTCATGACACCGGCGGCGAGATACCTGCTGCCGATCTGAACGATCCGGCATTTCGCCGGTATCAACATTGGGCCGATCGCCGCATGGAAGATTGCATTCGCCGCGTGCAAACACGCCTGAAAAAGATCAAGCCCGACGTAGCGTTAGTCACATGGACGACGAACGCCGGTCGCTTCGGTCATTTTCTTAGCATTCCCCGCAACATGCCCGCGCGAATGAACCTGCTATTGGACGCGCCCGATCAGGAATTCTGGCTGGACGAAACCAATCGCGGCGCGACGATCGTGCCGGCCCTTGCCAATGCCTACATCTGGGCGACGACGAATCATCGCGTCGCGTTCAGCGAGCCTTACTTGATGACCCACGGCAATCCCTACGGTAAGGACAGTTTTCCGCCGCAAGAGATTCTGCGTCGCATGCTGTTGGCCGTCACGTATGGGGCCCAGCCCAGTTTGGCCGTTGGTCAGCCTGCGAACCTGCAAGACGAAGTCTACAAGTGCCTGGCCGAGATCGAACGTCGCAAGCCGTGGATCACGCACAAGTGTCCCGAGCCTTGGGCGGCACTATTGCTCAGTGACAACACGCGCAACTTTTACGGACGCTCGGCCGGCCAGGTCGAAGAGCGTTATATGGCCCACGTGTTTGGTGCCTTCCGTGCCACCGTCGAAGAGCATCTGCCGGTGGCGATCGTCAATGATTGGAACCTTAATCCCACGGACCTGGCTCGTTACAAGGTATTGATTCTGCCCAACGCGGCCTGCCTGGACGATGCGCAAGCGGCGGCGGTCGAGGGCTTCGTGCGCGCTGGCGGCGGACTGGTGGCCACGGTCGATACGTCGCTGTTCAACGAGTTCGGCGACCCGCGCGATAACTTTTCACTGGCGAATGTATTTGGCGCCGATTATCAGGGACTGCCTGCCACGGCCGCCGCTCCGCAAGAAGTCGATGTCAATTTCTCCAAAGGCATTGGCGCTGACTATTGGGAGAAGCGGAAGAATGTCTTCGACTTCAAGCAAGATACGCAGTCGCTGTTGAACGAAGGCTTGATGAAGACCTACGTCGGCGATACGCAGGTGACATTCAAGGGGGCCGCGGTACGTGTCGCTCCCCGCGGAGCGCAGGCCCGCGTTATTGGCACGTTGCGCAGCAAATCGGCAGAGCAGCCGTTGGAATTACCCGCCGTGGTGACCAACGAATTGGGCCAAGGCCGGGTCGTGTACTTGCCAGCCGGCTTTGACGCGGCCTACTACTTGTACGCTTATCCGTACCATCGGCTGGTGCTTAAGCATGCCATCCAATGGGCTGCTGCGGCGTCGCAGCCGGTAATCGTTACCGCGCCAATGTGCGTGCATGCCACGACGATGCGCCAGCAGGCGGGCAATGCCGAACGGCTGGTCGTACATCTTTACAGCGATCTGAACACGACGGCGTTTCATGCATTGCCGAATGACGACGTACCATTGCACGAGGAAGTGGTGCCCATCCACGATATTCGCGTGACATTCGATCGCCGCTACAAGCTGGGCCGCGTCCACCTCGAGCCGGAGGGAAAAGTTCTGCAACTGCTCGACACACCCACGGGCCAGCAGGTGGTGGTTGATAAGCTGGATGTCCACTCGATGGTGGTGGCCGAGTTGTCATCCCCGCCATGA
- a CDS encoding Maf family protein gives MPTPTYRSKLILASSSPRRRQLLGEAGYDFEVVAPSELAECGVCSGESPPELVARLAYQKAADVSTRIGPALIVACDTVAECQGQVLGKPRDEDHARVMLTLLSGKRHCVYSGLCIWRVPAGEPVVRVAKTTLRMDALSPDKIAAYVATGAWEGKAGAFGYQDGLDWVHIEQGSESNVVGLPMELLAEMLADAPAAD, from the coding sequence ATGCCAACGCCGACTTACCGCTCGAAACTGATCCTTGCCAGCAGCTCGCCACGCCGCCGGCAATTGCTCGGCGAGGCGGGCTACGACTTCGAGGTCGTAGCGCCTAGCGAACTGGCCGAATGCGGCGTCTGCAGTGGCGAATCGCCGCCCGAATTGGTGGCGCGCCTGGCGTATCAAAAGGCGGCCGATGTTTCGACCCGTATCGGCCCGGCGTTGATCGTGGCTTGCGATACCGTGGCCGAATGCCAAGGCCAAGTTTTGGGCAAGCCGCGGGACGAAGATCATGCCCGGGTCATGCTCACGCTGCTGTCAGGCAAGCGTCACTGCGTCTATAGCGGGCTGTGCATCTGGCGCGTTCCCGCCGGAGAGCCGGTCGTGCGCGTGGCCAAGACGACGCTGCGCATGGACGCACTTTCGCCTGACAAGATCGCCGCGTACGTCGCCACTGGGGCCTGGGAGGGGAAGGCCGGAGCGTTTGGCTATCAGGACGGACTCGATTGGGTCCACATCGAGCAGGGGAGCGAGTCCAACGTCGTCGGTCTGCCCATGGAACTGCTGGCCGAAATGCTGGCCGACGCCCCGGCCGCGGATTGA
- a CDS encoding TIGR03067 domain-containing protein, translated as MLANVLLLSFVVGTAPAAVAQDDASAADLAKMQGDWMVASMTTSGTKLADDEAQILFRTVAGDKYTVSRFTKVVGQGVFKIDATKELKKIDSAPAGQNDQAKMILGIYEFDGARLKICNASPGKPRPVNFDAQFGSGHTSIVWEPEKK; from the coding sequence ATGCTGGCGAACGTTTTGCTCCTGTCGTTTGTTGTCGGGACCGCGCCCGCCGCGGTGGCGCAGGACGACGCAAGTGCCGCCGATCTTGCCAAAATGCAGGGGGATTGGATGGTCGCGTCGATGACCACCAGCGGTACGAAGCTGGCGGACGACGAAGCGCAGATCCTGTTTCGCACGGTTGCCGGCGACAAATACACTGTGTCGCGCTTTACCAAGGTAGTCGGACAGGGTGTTTTCAAAATCGATGCCACTAAAGAACTAAAAAAAATCGACTCGGCACCGGCCGGCCAGAACGACCAGGCAAAAATGATCTTGGGGATCTACGAGTTCGACGGTGCTCGCTTGAAAATCTGCAACGCGTCGCCCGGCAAGCCACGGCCGGTCAATTTCGACGCTCAATTCGGTTCCGGTCATACGTCGATCGTGTGGGAACCGGAAAAGAAGTAA
- a CDS encoding serine/threonine-protein kinase yields MTSDSKSVFQQAALASALLTQEELDEAIGVLAAGSAGDLTDEKLATKLVELGRLNRWQAEQLRIGQRKFNLGDYHIIDSIGQGGMGQVFKAEHAMMGRIVAVKVLPRSKSTPEAVASFFREMRAQSQLDHQNLVRAYHAGHDGNVYFLVTEFVPGTDLRRLIRRRSKLSMTTAAVIIGQAANGLAHAHSRGLIHRDVKPGNILVTPDGITKVSDLGLADYFSDEVPADAKGGKIVGTADYLSPEQITMPDRLTGASDVYSLGCTLYYVVTGKVPFPGGTTRDKARAHCQLPPIDPRRFNPELSDDFVEVIADMMAKRVEERIPTAEEVVQRLELWSGDFESAALEIRSNEPIAPPVMAPPRTRPIPIQLRDTESNFLIQPLQESGGAESPSQTSVGTAPLVAIDQETIRMLDPEPRLLGSRNDLSTLPSWLRWMMVVAAVVAVLAIVAVIVSGFLPH; encoded by the coding sequence GTGACTAGTGATTCCAAAAGCGTGTTTCAACAGGCGGCCTTGGCCAGTGCTCTGCTCACGCAAGAGGAGCTGGACGAAGCGATCGGCGTACTGGCTGCCGGAAGCGCTGGAGATCTGACCGACGAGAAGTTGGCCACCAAGCTCGTCGAGCTAGGGCGACTGAATCGCTGGCAGGCCGAACAACTGCGCATCGGCCAGCGCAAGTTCAACCTCGGCGACTACCACATCATCGACTCGATCGGCCAAGGGGGCATGGGGCAGGTGTTCAAGGCCGAACACGCCATGATGGGGCGGATCGTCGCCGTCAAGGTTTTGCCGCGCAGCAAGAGCACGCCCGAGGCCGTAGCAAGCTTCTTTCGCGAGATGCGCGCCCAATCGCAATTGGATCATCAGAATCTGGTGCGCGCTTATCACGCCGGACACGACGGCAACGTGTACTTCCTGGTCACCGAATTCGTGCCGGGCACAGACCTGAGGCGACTGATCCGCCGGCGCAGCAAGCTCAGCATGACCACCGCGGCTGTGATTATCGGACAAGCGGCCAATGGCCTGGCACATGCCCATAGCCGCGGCCTGATACATCGCGACGTGAAGCCGGGCAATATCCTGGTTACGCCCGACGGTATTACCAAGGTCTCTGACCTGGGGTTGGCCGACTATTTCAGCGACGAAGTGCCCGCGGATGCCAAAGGGGGAAAAATCGTCGGCACAGCCGATTACCTGTCCCCCGAGCAAATCACGATGCCCGACCGGCTCACCGGCGCCAGCGACGTTTACTCGCTGGGATGCACTTTGTATTACGTGGTCACGGGCAAGGTGCCGTTCCCCGGTGGTACGACGCGCGACAAGGCTCGGGCGCATTGCCAATTGCCCCCAATCGATCCGCGGCGATTCAACCCTGAGTTGAGCGACGATTTCGTGGAAGTCATCGCCGACATGATGGCCAAGCGCGTCGAAGAGCGAATTCCCACGGCCGAGGAAGTCGTGCAGCGGTTGGAACTCTGGAGCGGAGATTTCGAATCCGCGGCGCTGGAGATTCGCTCTAACGAACCGATCGCCCCTCCGGTAATGGCGCCGCCGCGTACACGTCCGATTCCGATTCAACTGCGGGATACGGAATCGAACTTCTTGATACAGCCCTTGCAAGAGTCGGGCGGTGCGGAGAGTCCCAGCCAGACATCGGTGGGTACGGCGCCGCTGGTAGCCATCGATCAAGAGACGATCCGAATGCTGGACCCGGAGCCACGCCTGCTGGGGTCGCGCAACGACCTGTCGACGCTCCCTTCCTGGCTGCGGTGGATGATGGTCGTCGCCGCCGTGGTCGCCGTGCTGGCGATCGTGGCTGTCATCGTAAGCGGCTTCTTGCCGCATTAG
- a CDS encoding ABC transporter substrate-binding protein, which yields MERCARKLVDGPRCLLGHWLAALVILAAIGSPCAWAADDEPAAKKEPSGPFYEQEPYDLVILNDTAMTQIKVLPLTLPGGKVPAAPRSGDKLRIRRFEDSDDEYDVQWQDIAEVKTFDQLVLEQAKKLVATAKFNEALDFYAFLRREYPKAVGLDDAIADYLYEEAKDWQRKRNYENALVLLRTLFDRQPQRPGLEAAMAASTGKLIDNYVAAGDHTSVRRLVKEMRARFPAGTTAARFEAQMNERAMKVVADGRDALSAGNPQQALSLARRAMAIWPKAAGGKELAEEAFATFPHVVVGVTAPYSAGLDEFMVQWSVRRTRRLIARQLFEFTGYGANGGEYLCPVGRWEATDLGRGMAIDIRPDIVWRQGDLLSGYDVARRLLALAQRGRPDFLPAWGEACQSIEVHSVNNVVVHFHEPQLAPAALLTVPLVGGDQESHLLPPSVVPYVAESSSPERTTFLAGKEYFARTTTEPQGVIEQLFATRADAAEALRLGVITAVDRLNPWQVGSMKSSAGVSVERYCVPTVHCLLPNLANRFMRQRGFRRALVYGINRPKILTDEILKKQVVPGCEVVSGPFSKGAALSDPAGYAYDDEIAPRSYEPRLALTLSAVALREVAAAAVTEKDPPKELPALTLAYPADDVARIACKAIQRNLEAISITVNLREIPLGQPTQLAEGDDLLYLELAIEEPLVQARRLFGDGGLIGSPSTYMSVVLRQVETATGWNEARQALHDLHRLTFDEVSVVPLWQLTEHYAHHDSLSGVATQPASLYQGIEQWQVKVPLPAVEP from the coding sequence TTGGAACGCTGCGCACGAAAACTGGTCGACGGACCGCGCTGTCTGCTCGGCCATTGGCTCGCGGCGCTGGTGATACTGGCGGCCATCGGCAGCCCCTGCGCCTGGGCTGCCGACGATGAACCCGCCGCGAAGAAGGAGCCCTCTGGTCCCTTTTACGAGCAAGAGCCCTACGACCTGGTCATCCTCAATGACACGGCCATGACGCAGATCAAGGTGCTTCCTCTGACGTTGCCGGGTGGAAAGGTTCCGGCAGCTCCCCGTAGTGGCGACAAGTTGCGCATCCGGCGTTTTGAGGATTCGGATGACGAGTACGACGTCCAATGGCAGGATATCGCTGAGGTAAAAACCTTCGATCAGCTGGTTCTGGAACAGGCCAAAAAGCTGGTCGCAACCGCCAAGTTCAATGAAGCCCTGGATTTCTACGCCTTTCTACGGCGAGAATATCCCAAAGCGGTCGGTCTTGACGACGCGATTGCCGACTACTTGTACGAAGAAGCCAAGGATTGGCAACGCAAGCGAAACTACGAAAACGCGCTCGTCCTGTTGCGTACGCTCTTCGACCGGCAGCCGCAACGACCGGGGCTCGAGGCGGCGATGGCCGCCTCGACCGGCAAGCTCATCGACAATTACGTCGCCGCAGGGGATCACACGTCGGTGCGGCGGCTGGTGAAGGAGATGCGCGCGCGGTTTCCCGCGGGAACGACCGCCGCCCGATTCGAAGCCCAAATGAATGAGCGGGCCATGAAGGTTGTCGCCGACGGGCGTGATGCCCTGTCGGCCGGCAATCCGCAGCAGGCTCTATCGCTGGCGCGCCGCGCTATGGCCATTTGGCCCAAGGCCGCTGGGGGCAAGGAATTGGCCGAGGAAGCGTTCGCCACATTTCCGCATGTCGTCGTGGGCGTCACGGCACCATATTCAGCGGGTCTCGACGAGTTCATGGTTCAGTGGTCGGTGCGGCGGACGCGCCGCTTGATCGCACGACAGCTGTTCGAGTTTACCGGCTACGGCGCCAACGGCGGCGAATACCTGTGCCCCGTGGGACGTTGGGAGGCAACCGACCTGGGCCGCGGTATGGCAATCGATATCAGACCGGACATCGTCTGGCGACAGGGGGACTTACTGTCGGGCTACGACGTGGCGCGCCGCTTGCTGGCCCTGGCCCAGCGCGGCCGGCCAGATTTTCTGCCGGCCTGGGGCGAAGCATGCCAAAGCATCGAGGTCCACAGCGTCAATAACGTGGTAGTCCACTTTCACGAGCCGCAGTTGGCGCCTGCGGCGCTTTTGACGGTGCCGCTGGTCGGAGGCGATCAGGAGTCGCACCTTCTGCCCCCTTCCGTTGTGCCGTATGTGGCCGAGTCTTCGTCGCCGGAGCGCACGACATTCCTGGCGGGCAAGGAGTATTTCGCCCGCACCACGACCGAACCGCAGGGAGTCATCGAACAGTTGTTCGCCACGCGTGCCGACGCCGCCGAGGCTTTGCGGTTGGGGGTCATCACGGCCGTGGACCGCTTGAACCCCTGGCAAGTCGGCTCGATGAAGTCGTCGGCCGGCGTTTCTGTCGAGAGATATTGCGTGCCGACGGTGCATTGCCTGTTGCCGAATCTTGCAAACCGCTTCATGCGGCAACGCGGCTTTCGTCGAGCCCTGGTCTATGGGATCAATCGCCCCAAGATTCTCACCGACGAGATCCTCAAGAAGCAAGTCGTGCCCGGTTGCGAGGTGGTGAGCGGGCCATTTTCCAAAGGCGCGGCGTTGAGCGATCCGGCTGGTTATGCCTACGACGACGAGATCGCGCCGCGCTCTTACGAGCCGCGGCTGGCATTGACGCTTTCGGCGGTGGCGTTGCGTGAAGTAGCCGCAGCCGCGGTCACCGAAAAGGATCCGCCCAAGGAATTGCCCGCGCTAACACTGGCCTATCCCGCGGACGACGTGGCGCGGATCGCCTGCAAGGCCATCCAGAGAAATCTGGAAGCCATCAGCATTACGGTGAACTTGCGTGAGATCCCGCTCGGTCAGCCGACGCAGTTGGCAGAAGGGGACGATTTGCTCTACCTGGAGCTGGCGATCGAAGAGCCGCTGGTCCAAGCCAGGCGCCTGTTTGGCGACGGGGGGCTAATCGGCAGCCCCAGCACATACATGAGCGTGGTCTTGCGCCAGGTCGAAACAGCGACGGGCTGGAACGAGGCGCGGCAGGCATTGCACGACTTGCACCGCCTGACGTTCGACGAGGTTTCGGTGGTGCCACTCTGGCAACTGACGGAGCATTATGCGCACCACGATTCCTTGTCAGGCGTCGCCACGCAGCCGGCCAGCTTGTACCAGGGCATCGAGCAATGGCAGGTCAAAGTTCCCCTGCCGGCGGTGGAACCATGA
- a CDS encoding PQQ-binding-like beta-propeller repeat protein produces MLTLARRAYLISLTSISIACLGSSRLASAADWPQWFGTHRDGVWHEADLLDKFPAGGPQVLWRAPLGIGYAGPAVFGDRVYVMDLERATDEQGQRLRATRQGILGKERVHCLSAVDGHAIWKHEYDCPYTISYPNGPRTTPTIDADRVYTLGAMGDLICFAADTGKVRWSKNLATAYKTEVPVWGYAGHPLIDGDILYCTVGGAGSAVVALNKHSGEEVWKALSSDEIGYSPPMIYELAGKRQLVIWLSEALYGLDLATGRKFWTHAYPEGVPPQRPAVNIVTVKKIDDMLFISSFYHGPMMIKVSPADETSIVWKGNSNNAARPDGAHAVMASPVFKDGYGYAVGNQGDLRCFCVDTGEQLWQSYAAVTGRRADCGTVFIVPQDGRYVMFNDQGNLLFASLSPAGYEEIDRAHVLDPDSAARGREVVWSHPAFARRCVFARNDQEIICVSLARQS; encoded by the coding sequence ATGCTTACCTTGGCGAGGCGCGCGTATCTGATTTCACTGACGTCTATCTCGATCGCCTGTTTGGGGAGCAGTCGATTGGCGTCGGCGGCCGACTGGCCGCAATGGTTTGGCACACATCGTGATGGCGTATGGCATGAGGCCGACCTGCTCGATAAGTTTCCGGCCGGTGGCCCGCAGGTGTTGTGGCGTGCCCCGCTGGGGATTGGCTACGCCGGACCCGCGGTCTTTGGCGACCGCGTGTACGTCATGGACCTCGAGCGCGCCACCGACGAACAGGGCCAACGCCTTCGCGCTACCCGGCAGGGCATTCTCGGCAAGGAACGCGTTCATTGTTTAAGCGCCGTCGACGGCCACGCGATTTGGAAGCACGAGTACGATTGCCCCTACACGATTTCGTACCCTAATGGGCCGCGCACCACACCTACGATCGACGCCGATCGTGTCTACACGCTGGGCGCAATGGGCGACTTGATCTGCTTCGCCGCCGACACCGGCAAGGTTCGCTGGTCGAAGAATCTGGCCACCGCCTATAAGACCGAAGTGCCAGTCTGGGGCTACGCCGGTCATCCGTTGATCGACGGAGATATTTTGTACTGCACAGTCGGTGGTGCAGGTAGCGCCGTCGTGGCACTGAACAAACACTCGGGAGAGGAAGTGTGGAAGGCCCTTTCGAGCGATGAAATTGGCTACAGCCCGCCAATGATTTACGAACTGGCCGGCAAGCGGCAACTGGTGATCTGGCTCTCCGAAGCGCTCTATGGGCTCGATCTCGCCACGGGGCGCAAGTTCTGGACGCATGCCTATCCTGAGGGTGTGCCGCCGCAGCGACCGGCGGTGAACATCGTCACCGTCAAGAAGATCGACGATATGCTGTTCATATCGAGCTTCTATCACGGTCCGATGATGATAAAGGTCTCGCCCGCGGATGAGACCTCGATCGTGTGGAAAGGGAACAGCAACAACGCGGCACGCCCGGATGGCGCGCATGCCGTCATGGCGTCGCCGGTTTTCAAGGACGGATATGGTTACGCGGTTGGCAACCAGGGAGATCTACGTTGCTTTTGCGTCGACACCGGAGAGCAGCTTTGGCAGAGTTACGCGGCAGTCACGGGCCGCAGGGCAGATTGCGGAACGGTATTCATTGTGCCGCAGGACGGGCGGTATGTGATGTTCAACGATCAGGGGAACCTGTTGTTCGCCTCGCTCTCGCCGGCCGGCTACGAGGAGATCGATCGGGCACACGTGCTCGATCCCGACAGCGCGGCCCGCGGCCGCGAAGTAGTGTGGTCGCACCCGGCTTTTGCCCGCCGTTGCGTGTTTGCCCGCAACGATCAGGAAATCATTTGTGTTTCATTGGCCAGGCAATCTTAG
- a CDS encoding RluA family pseudouridine synthase, protein MASPTIEILYEDNHLLVINKPAGLPTMGVTADRESLLVRAKEYIKQRYQKPGNVYLGAMSRLDAPVSGVVLFARTSKAAARMTEQFKTRTVDKLYWALVAGAVQPPAGRLVDLVRADERHRRMHRTALAGPGVQEARLTYRSLACLAPGTLLEVELETGRKHQIRLQLSGQGWPILGDRKYGSRQAFPVGIALHSRRLTFTHPTRDESIELTAPLPAPWLKYGVRDR, encoded by the coding sequence ATGGCCAGCCCCACGATCGAAATCCTGTACGAGGACAATCACCTGTTGGTGATCAACAAGCCGGCCGGGTTGCCCACGATGGGAGTGACGGCCGACCGCGAAAGCCTGCTGGTCCGCGCCAAGGAATACATCAAGCAACGCTACCAGAAACCGGGCAACGTTTACCTGGGGGCCATGAGCCGGCTGGACGCCCCGGTTTCGGGCGTGGTGCTTTTCGCCCGCACCTCGAAGGCCGCGGCACGGATGACGGAGCAGTTCAAAACGCGCACGGTCGACAAGTTGTATTGGGCTCTGGTGGCTGGCGCCGTACAGCCACCTGCTGGACGACTGGTAGACCTCGTCCGTGCCGACGAGCGGCATCGTCGCATGCACCGGACAGCGCTGGCAGGTCCTGGCGTGCAGGAAGCGCGCTTGACGTACCGCAGCCTCGCTTGCCTGGCACCCGGAACGCTTTTGGAAGTCGAGCTGGAAACGGGCCGCAAACATCAGATCCGGCTGCAACTATCCGGCCAAGGTTGGCCGATTCTGGGCGATCGTAAATATGGTAGCCGGCAGGCATTTCCCGTAGGGATCGCCCTGCACAGCCGCCGGCTGACGTTCACGCATCCCACCCGCGACGAGTCGATCGAGTTGACGGCGCCGCTACCTGCGCCGTGGCTGAAGTATGGCGTCCGCGACCGTTAG